The genome window CAATGGCTACCAGTACCCCGGCGAAAACGGCGCTCCAGGAAATACGTTTTATAAAACTACCACGGCCATAAGCCGGATCGGTCGAGTAAGAAAGTTTGTGTTCCATTTTATTCTATAATTAACAGTTGAGGTAATGCATTAAGTAAAAAAGTATCGCTCGTTTTGGACTTATCTGATAACTGATCGTCCAATTTTCCGAACTTTAAATGTGAGTCCCTACTTCATGGCGAGGCCGGGATCCCTATATGAGTGTTGAGTAAATCAGAAAAGCCGCGAATCAATTAGCTGACTTTGAACATGTCTTTGAGTTTGGCAATACCTGACTTAGCATCATTTGCCAGTTGATCAGTTTTGTCATCTGCCTTGTCAGCGTAGTTGTCAAACTTGTCTTTTGCTTTGTCGGTGATGTGATCGGCGTCGGCTTTGATCGTATCAGCGGTTTCCTGCGCCTTTGTATCGTTCCATTTATCTTGAACTTCCTTCGTTTTGTCGTTTACCGTACTTAGTATTTGTTTACGAAGGTCTTTTCCTTGCCGGGGTGCAAACAGAAAGCCGACAGCCAGACCTGCGACCAACCCGGTCAATAATCCTGATACGTATTTTTGATCGGTGATCAGATCGTTTCTTCTGTCAAAAAGCATAGTAATGAGTAATGAGGTAATTGATGTGACTACATTAAATTGTGAATTACAATACCTGGGATTAAAAAATATGCCAAGTAATTTATTAATAGTCAATCAGTTGATTATTAGTGCCTTGTTTGAGTAATAATACTTGTGTATAGTAAATTTTGTGTGGGTATTTTTACTCAACTGTGGGGTCTATTGTCTCCGTTGCAGCTATGAGTGGTACTGGCTATGCTTTTGCATAGACATAACGGGTTGTCTGCAAAAGCGCACTCGTAAGCTGTACTAAGTGATCGTACTTACCGAGTTGGAATTGATCGGTTGTGTATGATGGCCCTGATACAGGAAACCATCACCGCGCACCGGGGCTGGAGGCTATCAATCGCCACGTATCGACGAGTGTACCCGGCGAGCCAGTGTGCCTAACTAGTTCACTGACTGGCTCAAACAGGTGATCAGTAATCGGATCAATATTGCGGTTTTGCCTACGGTAACCTGTACGTCTGGGTAAATCTGTGCGGAAGGGATGAAAAGCTTTTATTACCCGTTCGGCAGGTTGCGAACGTCAACGGTCATTTACCACAAAATGCTGGATCGTGGCATTGATAGACACCAATCAGGATATTGATGAACCTACAAGCCGCCGACAGACAACGGCCTTAGATCATGGTTCTCGACATTCGCGTGTCCGGACGAGAGGATTGCCAGACCCGTCGGTTGATCCGGGAGCAAGCCATAACATCGATCGCGCCTGGGTTATGGACAGGAAGCAGATGATTGGCGCATTACCGAAACGGGCTTTCGATGTCTCATTTGGTCAAGCCGGTAGCCTTGGCAATCCTGAAATAATTAATAGCCTGGTCTCCCGGCCCGTTCAGTCTAGTCTGACCATAGCCCAAAATTCAAATCGGGCTTTACGCCTGACCTCGGATGTTCTCACAAATCAAACTTAACGGATAGGCTTACGCTGTTTCGGTGAGCAACAACGGGTACTGATTCATCGTACGATCATTGCGATGAATCAGTACCTCACAAGCCAACATAATAATCATATCCTCGTTCGGCCCAGAAATCGCGCGGACGTTCATCGGCGAAGAATAACCGGCCAATGCGTTTAAGATTTTTAACACCGTATTTCACTGGAATCAGTAGCCGGAGCGGAGCGCCGTGCGGAGCCGTAATGGGTTGACCGTTCAGCTCGTAGGCTAACAGCGTTTGCGGATGCAGCGCACTCTTCATATCAACACCCACGTAATAGCCTTTGTCGGGCGTTTCCAGACCGACGTACTTGAATAAATCGTTGGTCGCGTCGGGATTGGGCCCATTGCCGCTGCGCGTTCCCAGTTTATAGTGTTCCATGAAATCCGAGAGCCGAACGCCACCCCAGTGCTGGACCTGACTCCAGCCTTCAATGCACTTGAATTCAAAGACAATCTCCTGCTTCGGTAACGCCTTGACGTCTTCGATGGTCACTTCCAGAGCCGGTCTTCCGGGCGTCTCAATGAGCATTTTCCAATCTTCGGGAACGGGCGTTTTTATGCCTTCGTAACTGTTGATGCGCGCTTTCTTGGCGGCTTCTTCAACCGGAAATGTCCGTACCAGATGGGTGTTGCTGAAATACGTCCGGGCAATAGCCTCGTTTGTGTTCAATACATTACGAAGGGGCTTCAGCGTGCCCATTTCTTTGGGACTGCGTGTTATCCAGTTGTAAACGCCAAAGGGAACCGCAGAGGCTACGGCAAACAAACCGAAGGAAACCAGCATTTTCCGGCGAAGGGCTGACTCCGGAACGTCTTTCTGTGGCAGTTGTGGTTCGTCTGTATCGGGTTTTGTTGATGAGGTCATGAGAGAGCGGGTTGAGTTGGACTGTCTACGGGAGAAGGTGTCGAGTCGGTAGGGTCAGTGGGTCGGATTTTATCCGGTTCTGTCGCAGCGGGCCGATCCGACGCACCGGGCTTTACGACCTCAAAACCGGTCACCATCGACTGAAAGTTATGCCAGCCCGCACGAATCACCTGGCCAACGTGGACAAAAAAGAAGAGCACAAAGCCGATCGTTAGCGCAAAATGTTCCAGTCGGGCGGCTTCGTAACCACCGAGTAAAGTCGTAAGCCACGAAAATTGAGTTGGTTTGTAAATGGCATAACCCGTTACTGCTGATCCGATACCCATGAGCATGATCGCGAAATAAGCGATTTTCTGGGCTCCGTTG of Spirosoma agri contains these proteins:
- a CDS encoding YtxH domain-containing protein, which encodes MLFDRRNDLITDQKYVSGLLTGLVAGLAVGFLFAPRQGKDLRKQILSTVNDKTKEVQDKWNDTKAQETADTIKADADHITDKAKDKFDNYADKADDKTDQLANDAKSGIAKLKDMFKVS
- a CDS encoding molybdopterin-dependent oxidoreductase, coding for MTSSTKPDTDEPQLPQKDVPESALRRKMLVSFGLFAVASAVPFGVYNWITRSPKEMGTLKPLRNVLNTNEAIARTYFSNTHLVRTFPVEEAAKKARINSYEGIKTPVPEDWKMLIETPGRPALEVTIEDVKALPKQEIVFEFKCIEGWSQVQHWGGVRLSDFMEHYKLGTRSGNGPNPDATNDLFKYVGLETPDKGYYVGVDMKSALHPQTLLAYELNGQPITAPHGAPLRLLIPVKYGVKNLKRIGRLFFADERPRDFWAERGYDYYVGL